Proteins from a genomic interval of Poecile atricapillus isolate bPoeAtr1 chromosome 1, bPoeAtr1.hap1, whole genome shotgun sequence:
- the LOC131587619 gene encoding G-protein coupled receptor 183-like, with protein MALVEDVFLHTNLTSSNQSSCNVHNHHFSTKVTFSLFYVILLVFGACGNVLALCITFQRRKKKLNSTDLYLVNLALSDALFTLALPGRIAYYILESDWPFGDWFCRITAFIFYMNTYVSIYFMTCVSVDRYVAVVRTRHPGRIRKMSRARGICVLIWSLVFLQTAPLLLRPMTRRMGDKLTCMEYFNFEEIPKLPYLLLVACMIGFFLPVGIILVCYVRINLKLCQTAKENPLTVKNGHHHRAFTVILVVLLAVLLCFSPYHLNIVQFMVRKILYQPSCRELQAFKMSLQVTVAFMNLNCCIDPIIYFFAFRGYKRRLLRIFRNSGSLATSSTAKTPSDSNSNSQPPGSSSV; from the coding sequence ATGGCTCTTGTAGAGGACGTGTTCCTGCACACCAACCTCACCTCCAGCAACCAGAGCAGCTGCAATGTGCACAACCACCACTTCTCAACCAAAGTCACCTTCTCCCTTTTCTACGTCATCCTGCTGGTGTTTGGTGCCTGTGGGAATGTCCTGGCCCTCTGTATCACCTTCCAGCGCAGGAAGAAGAAACTCAACTCCACCGACCTCTACCTGGTGAACCTGGCCCTCTCTGATGCCCTCTTCACCCTGGCACTGCCGGGCAGGATCGCCTACTACATCCTGGAGTCTGACTGGCCCTTTGGGGACTGGTTCTGCCGGATCACAGCTTTCATTTTCTACATGAACACCTATGTGAGCATCTACTTCATGACCTGTGTGAGCGTGGACCGCTACGTTGCCGTGGTGCGCACCAGGCACCCTGGCAGGATTCGGAAGATGAGCCGTGCCAGGGGCATCTGTGTCCTCATCTGGTCCTTGGTGTTCTTGCAGACGGCTCCGCTGCTCCTACGGCCCATGACGCGAAGGATGGGAGACAAGCTGACGTGCATGGAGTACTTCAACTTCGAGGAGATTCCCAAACTGCCCTACCTGCTCCTGGTGGCCTGCATGATTGGTTTCTTCCTGCCTGTGGGCATCATCTTGGTGTGCTATGTGAGGATCAACCTCAAGCTCTGCCAGACGGCCAAGGAGAACCCACTGACAGTGAAGAACGGGCACCACCACCGGGCCTTCACTGTCATCCTGGTGGTGCTACTggctgtcctgctctgcttcagTCCCTACCACCTCAACATTGTCCAGTTCATGGTCAGGAAGATCCTCTACCAGCCATCCTGCCGGGAGCTGCAAGCCTTCAAGATGTCCCTGCAAGTCACTGTGGCATTCATGAACCTCAACTGCTGCATCGACCCCATCATCTACTTCTTCGCCTTCCGGGGCTACAAGCGGAGGCTGCTCCGCATCTTCAGGAACAGCGGCTCCCTGGCCACCTCCTCCACTGCCAAGACCCCCTCGgacagcaacagcaacagccAGCCGCCCGGCTCCAGCTCCGTCTAG